Proteins encoded by one window of Blautia faecicola:
- a CDS encoding phosphotransferase enzyme family protein, with product MNQENLQTGRQEAIQGFDIEGIFLECTPCGNGHINDTFMMSFDRNGETHRYSLQHMNRSVFKDPVSLMNNILHVTAYLKEQIKAQGGDPQRETLDFVCAKNGEAYFVDSFGEYWRAYHFIEDAYALDEIKDPQDFYESAVAFGNFQRMLADFPADTLTETIAGFHDTKARFAAFEKVVEEDVCGRAAEVQKEIQFVKDRYDVACVLGDLLEAGELPLRVTHNDTKSNNVLMDNATGKGLCVIDLDTVMPGLAVNDFGDSIRFGASTGTEDEKDLSKISCDMELYDIYTKGFVEGCGGALTDMEIECLPIGAKVMTYECGMRFLTDYLSGDTYFKIDYPTHNLDRTRTQLKLVWDMEQKWEQMQEIARKYKNK from the coding sequence ATGAATCAGGAAAACTTACAGACAGGAAGACAGGAGGCAATCCAGGGATTCGATATTGAGGGAATATTTCTGGAATGTACACCTTGTGGAAATGGTCATATTAATGATACTTTTATGATGTCATTTGACAGAAACGGGGAAACACATCGGTATTCTCTGCAGCACATGAACCGGTCCGTATTCAAGGATCCGGTTTCTCTGATGAATAATATTCTTCATGTGACTGCTTATCTGAAAGAGCAGATTAAGGCACAGGGTGGAGATCCGCAGAGAGAAACACTGGATTTTGTATGTGCCAAGAATGGAGAAGCGTATTTTGTAGACAGTTTTGGAGAGTACTGGAGAGCCTATCATTTTATAGAAGATGCATATGCACTGGATGAAATAAAGGATCCGCAGGATTTTTATGAGAGTGCTGTGGCATTTGGAAATTTTCAGAGAATGCTGGCAGATTTTCCGGCAGATACACTGACAGAAACTATTGCCGGATTTCATGATACCAAGGCACGGTTTGCAGCGTTCGAAAAAGTAGTAGAAGAGGATGTATGCGGAAGAGCAGCTGAAGTGCAGAAAGAGATTCAGTTTGTGAAGGATCGCTATGATGTGGCATGTGTGCTGGGTGATTTGTTAGAAGCTGGTGAACTTCCACTTCGTGTAACGCATAACGATACCAAGTCAAACAATGTTCTGATGGATAATGCGACCGGCAAAGGTCTTTGTGTCATTGACCTGGACACAGTAATGCCGGGACTGGCGGTAAATGATTTTGGTGATTCCATTCGTTTCGGCGCGAGTACAGGTACGGAGGATGAAAAGGATCTTTCCAAAATTTCCTGTGATATGGAACTGTATGATATTTATACAAAAGGTTTCGTAGAAGGATGCGGCGGTGCGCTGACGGATATGGAGATTGAGTGTCTGCCGATCGGAGCGAAGGTTATGACCTATGAGTGTGGAATGAGATTCCTGACAGATTATCTGTCCGGGGATACATATTTTAAGATTGATTATCCGACACACAACCTGGATCGCACGAGAACACAGCTGAAACTGGTGTGGGATATGGAACAGAAGTGGGAGCAGATGCAGGAGATTGCTAGGAAGTATAAAAATAAATAG
- a CDS encoding amidohydrolase family protein has translation MNSNDSEGQAIKNMKQQLQRKAINQFPYGEAHMHIFMNGTDYKKAVADQKNGVCDRVIHAHLAEYRKRGITWLREGGDIYGTSKRTMELAPAYGITYRTPIFAIHKKGHYGGIVGRSYETMQEYCELIRELRRQGGHFVKIMISGIMDFTHGGLTEPSLADSEIRELIHIAHEEGFPVMAHTNGSQAVRAAALAGVDSIEHGNFCDEDALRALAASDAVWVPTIVTVKNLLGDGRFPEQVVKNIWEGQKKALLRGYQLGAKLALGSDAGAYRVLHGQGLLDEYRAFREILEEDFPDWEKRIRNGDRLIKERFS, from the coding sequence GTGAACAGTAACGATAGTGAGGGACAGGCGATAAAGAATATGAAACAACAGCTACAAAGAAAAGCAATCAACCAATTCCCATACGGCGAAGCCCACATGCACATTTTTATGAACGGCACAGACTATAAAAAAGCCGTAGCCGACCAGAAAAATGGCGTCTGCGACCGGGTGATCCACGCGCATCTTGCGGAATACCGGAAGCGCGGAATCACCTGGCTGCGGGAAGGCGGGGATATCTACGGAACATCAAAACGGACGATGGAACTGGCACCTGCCTATGGGATCACCTACCGGACACCGATCTTTGCCATTCACAAAAAGGGGCACTACGGAGGCATCGTGGGAAGAAGTTATGAAACCATGCAGGAATACTGCGAATTGATCCGGGAGCTGCGCAGGCAGGGAGGCCATTTCGTGAAAATTATGATCTCCGGGATCATGGACTTTACGCATGGAGGTCTGACGGAACCCTCACTTGCCGACAGTGAGATCCGCGAACTGATCCATATTGCCCATGAAGAAGGTTTCCCCGTTATGGCACATACAAACGGCAGTCAGGCAGTTCGGGCAGCAGCTCTTGCAGGTGTGGACAGCATCGAACATGGAAATTTCTGTGATGAGGATGCGCTTCGGGCACTTGCTGCTTCCGATGCTGTCTGGGTACCTACGATAGTAACAGTAAAAAATCTTCTCGGAGACGGACGGTTTCCGGAACAAGTAGTGAAAAATATCTGGGAAGGACAGAAAAAAGCATTACTCCGCGGGTATCAGCTCGGAGCAAAACTTGCTCTCGGAAGTGATGCCGGAGCCTATCGTGTCCTCCACGGTCAGGGACTTCTTGATGAATACCGGGCTTTCCGGGAGATTCTGGAAGAAGACTTCCCGGACTGGGAAAAGCGGATCCGAAACGGTGACCGGCTGATAAAAGAAAGATTCTCATAG
- a CDS encoding amino acid ABC transporter ATP-binding protein, with protein MTANKGKVLLQVQGLEKKFDDNQVLDGITTDICQGEVVAVIGPSGSGKSTFLRSLNLLEVPTGGQILFEGVDITDPKVDINRHRQKIGMVFQQFNLFPHKTVKENIMLAPVTLGLTKEDEAAKIAEELLARVGLPDKADAYPDSLSGGQKQRIAIARALAMNPDVMLFDEPTSALDPEMVGEVLEIMKELAQSGMTMVVVTHEMGFAREVATRVLFIDEGKIQEENVPEEFFAHPKNARLQEFLSKVL; from the coding sequence GTGACCGCAAATAAAGGAAAAGTTTTATTGCAGGTACAGGGACTGGAGAAGAAGTTTGATGATAACCAGGTTCTGGACGGTATCACCACAGATATCTGTCAGGGTGAAGTGGTAGCAGTCATCGGCCCATCCGGTTCCGGAAAATCTACGTTTCTTCGTTCTCTGAACCTTCTGGAAGTGCCTACCGGTGGTCAGATCCTTTTTGAAGGTGTGGACATTACCGATCCGAAAGTCGATATCAACCGTCATCGCCAGAAAATTGGTATGGTATTCCAGCAGTTTAACCTGTTTCCACATAAGACCGTTAAGGAAAATATTATGCTGGCTCCGGTTACGCTCGGACTGACGAAAGAAGACGAAGCTGCAAAAATAGCGGAAGAACTTCTCGCCCGTGTAGGACTTCCGGATAAAGCGGATGCTTACCCGGACAGCCTTTCCGGTGGTCAGAAGCAGCGAATCGCAATCGCCCGTGCACTGGCGATGAATCCGGATGTCATGCTTTTTGACGAGCCGACTTCAGCGCTTGATCCGGAGATGGTTGGAGAAGTACTGGAGATCATGAAAGAACTGGCACAGAGCGGTATGACCATGGTGGTTGTTACCCACGAGATGGGATTTGCAAGAGAAGTTGCAACCAGAGTTCTCTTCATTGATGAAGGAAAGATCCAGGAAGAAAATGTTCCGGAAGAGTTTTTCGCACATCCGAAGAACGCGAGACTACAGGAATTTTTATCGAAAGTATTATAA
- the cobD gene encoding threonine-phosphate decarboxylase CobD codes for MKEYIHGGDIYRHPDVLDFSANINPLGTPSAVVQAAKDSMEWICHYPDACQEKLKQALAAYEQVPVEWLICGNGAAELIFALVQAVKPKRALVMAPTFAEYAQALEAVGCEVDREILKKEDGFTLQRTILEKLQKEDLQMVFLCNPNNPTGILINPKLLREIVTICEEKNIYLVVDECFLDFVSEPEVHTLKGELEGKQYLFLLKAFTKRYAMAGLRLGYGITSSETLMEKMEQQLQPWNVSMPAQEAGVAALKETAYVEKARELIFQEQAFLKDGLKACGYPVLDSQANYVFFEGEPDLYEKLLEEGVMIRDCSNYPGLWKGCYRIAVKLHNENEQLLRKIRKVRR; via the coding sequence ATGAAAGAATACATACACGGCGGAGACATCTACCGCCACCCGGATGTGCTGGATTTTTCAGCAAATATCAATCCGCTGGGAACACCGTCCGCGGTCGTTCAGGCGGCAAAAGACAGCATGGAATGGATCTGTCATTACCCGGATGCCTGTCAGGAAAAACTGAAACAGGCACTGGCTGCATACGAACAGGTTCCGGTGGAATGGCTGATCTGTGGAAACGGGGCGGCGGAACTGATCTTTGCACTGGTGCAGGCAGTAAAACCGAAACGGGCGCTGGTCATGGCACCGACTTTTGCGGAATATGCCCAGGCACTGGAAGCCGTTGGATGTGAGGTGGACAGGGAAATTCTGAAAAAAGAGGATGGATTTACCTTACAGCGTACGATTCTGGAGAAACTGCAAAAAGAAGACTTGCAGATGGTATTCTTATGCAATCCCAACAATCCAACGGGAATACTGATAAATCCGAAGCTTCTGCGGGAGATTGTAACGATCTGTGAAGAGAAAAATATTTATCTGGTAGTGGATGAGTGTTTCCTGGATTTCGTTTCGGAACCGGAAGTGCATACGCTAAAGGGTGAACTGGAAGGAAAACAATATCTGTTTCTTCTGAAAGCATTTACCAAACGATACGCGATGGCGGGCTTAAGACTGGGATACGGAATCACATCGAGTGAAACACTGATGGAGAAAATGGAACAACAGCTGCAGCCGTGGAATGTGTCGATGCCGGCGCAGGAAGCGGGGGTTGCGGCGTTAAAAGAAACCGCGTATGTAGAAAAAGCAAGAGAACTGATCTTTCAGGAACAGGCATTTCTGAAAGACGGGCTGAAAGCGTGTGGATATCCGGTGCTGGACTCCCAGGCAAATTATGTGTTCTTTGAGGGAGAGCCGGATCTGTATGAAAAACTTCTGGAAGAAGGCGTGATGATCCGGGACTGCAGCAACTATCCGGGCCTCTGGAAAGGATGTTATCGGATCGCGGTGAAGCTGCATAACGAAAACGAACAGTTATTACGGAAGATTCGGAAAGTGAGGAGATGA
- the cbiB gene encoding adenosylcobinamide-phosphate synthase CbiB, producing MRWTLLAVVLGFLLDLCFGDPRWLYHPVRIIGKGITFLEKILRNIFPKTKTGERIAGGFLVVGIVAASSFVPWLILHLAYGFRTWLGVALESFMCYQLLAARSLRDESKKVYDALQTGDIEKSRYAVSMIVGRDTQNLTEEGVTKAAVETVAENTSDGIIAPLFYMMIGGAVLGFAYKSVNTMDSMVGYVNDKYQYFGTAAAKLDDVLNYIPARLSAWLMIAGAWLIGMDGKNAKKIYLRDRRKHASPNSAQTEAVMAGALDIQLAGDAWYFGELHKKPFIGDSIRKVEMEDILRSHKLMYAGTVLSLVVFGLVRVLVCLFI from the coding sequence ATGAGATGGACATTACTGGCAGTAGTACTGGGATTTTTGCTGGATCTGTGTTTTGGGGATCCCAGATGGCTGTATCATCCGGTGCGTATCATCGGAAAGGGAATCACATTTTTAGAAAAAATCCTGCGGAACATATTTCCGAAAACAAAAACAGGAGAGCGGATCGCCGGAGGATTCCTGGTGGTGGGAATCGTGGCGGCTTCGTCTTTTGTTCCGTGGCTGATCTTGCATCTGGCGTATGGATTCCGTACCTGGCTGGGTGTGGCACTGGAAAGCTTTATGTGCTACCAGCTGCTTGCCGCAAGATCCCTTCGTGATGAGAGCAAAAAAGTCTACGATGCGCTGCAAACCGGAGATATCGAGAAGAGCCGTTACGCGGTATCGATGATCGTAGGACGCGACACGCAGAATCTGACCGAGGAAGGTGTAACCAAGGCAGCAGTTGAGACCGTTGCGGAAAATACATCCGACGGTATCATTGCCCCGCTTTTTTATATGATGATCGGCGGCGCAGTGCTTGGATTTGCTTATAAAAGCGTGAATACCATGGATTCCATGGTAGGCTATGTGAATGACAAATACCAGTATTTCGGAACGGCGGCGGCAAAACTGGACGATGTGTTAAATTATATCCCGGCAAGACTTTCCGCCTGGCTGATGATCGCGGGAGCCTGGTTGATCGGTATGGATGGAAAAAATGCAAAGAAAATCTATCTCCGCGACCGTAGAAAACATGCCAGTCCGAACTCTGCACAGACAGAAGCAGTGATGGCGGGCGCACTGGATATCCAGCTGGCAGGAGATGCATGGTATTTTGGAGAACTGCATAAAAAACCATTTATCGGCGATTCGATCCGGAAAGTGGAAATGGAGGATATCTTAAGATCACATAAACTGATGTATGCAGGAACAGTACTGTCACTGGTCGTATTTGGACTGGTGCGTGTTCTGGTCTGTCTGTTTATTTAA
- a CDS encoding bifunctional adenosylcobinamide kinase/adenosylcobinamide-phosphate guanylyltransferase, translating into MKLVIGGAYQGKQSYASKTYNLTNPDWKDGQTCTIEDLKTAKAVHHFHSFIRRELDEGRSVQDLAETIWKENPNLLIVTNEVGYGIVPMEAKEREWREACGRVCTKLAAYADQVTRVCCGLGTRIK; encoded by the coding sequence ATGAAATTAGTAATCGGCGGTGCTTATCAGGGCAAACAATCTTACGCATCGAAAACATACAACCTGACCAATCCCGACTGGAAAGACGGCCAGACCTGCACGATAGAAGATCTGAAAACAGCAAAAGCAGTCCATCATTTCCACTCCTTCATCCGCAGAGAACTCGACGAAGGAAGATCCGTCCAGGATCTCGCAGAAACAATATGGAAAGAAAACCCCAATCTGCTCATCGTAACGAATGAGGTAGGCTACGGAATCGTCCCGATGGAAGCGAAAGAACGGGAATGGAGAGAAGCCTGTGGTCGTGTCTGTACGAAACTGGCGGCTTATGCGGATCAGGTAACCCGTGTATGCTGTGGGCTTGGAACGCGGATCAAGTGA
- a CDS encoding histidine phosphatase family protein has translation MKIYLIRHGKTPGNQLQRYIGITDEPVLEEDQERLKTQNYPNAEKLFVSPLLRCRQTAACIYPRQEQQVIQNLRECDFGRFENKNWKEMTGDAEYQAWVDSNATLPFPGGEDPQEFRDRACQGFLEGLKICAEDRAESAAFVVHGGIIMAVLERFAETKKEFYEWHVGNGCGYEAEVNLEWMEGAGENPVLRVITAIQLTEKEKQ, from the coding sequence ATGAAAATATATCTGATCCGGCATGGAAAAACACCCGGGAATCAACTGCAGCGATATATCGGGATCACCGATGAACCCGTTCTGGAAGAAGATCAGGAACGACTGAAAACACAGAACTATCCGAATGCAGAAAAACTTTTTGTAAGTCCCCTGCTTCGCTGCCGTCAGACAGCCGCGTGTATCTATCCTAGACAGGAACAGCAGGTGATTCAGAATCTCAGAGAATGTGATTTCGGAAGATTCGAAAACAAAAACTGGAAAGAAATGACCGGTGATGCCGAGTATCAGGCGTGGGTGGACAGCAACGCAACGCTGCCATTTCCGGGAGGAGAAGATCCGCAGGAATTCCGCGACAGAGCATGTCAGGGATTTCTGGAAGGACTGAAGATCTGTGCAGAAGATAGAGCAGAATCAGCAGCGTTCGTAGTACATGGCGGGATCATCATGGCGGTGCTGGAACGGTTTGCGGAAACAAAAAAAGAATTTTATGAATGGCATGTAGGTAACGGATGCGGATATGAGGCGGAAGTAAATCTGGAATGGATGGAAGGAGCGGGAGAAAACCCAGTGCTACGTGTAATAACGGCGATCCAACTGACAGAAAAAGAAAAACAGTAG
- a CDS encoding ethanolamine utilization protein EutH encodes MDKIMMWIMAICALIGGTDRLLGNRLGLGKRFEDGFQLLGPTALSMAGLICITPLVSLGLEYTIVPFYRMLHLDPGMLGGILALDMGGYQLCKELALDPAIGRYGGIIVGATLGCTITFTIPVGMGMLGEREKPLFAKGILAGLSALPVGILVGGLLCGLSIGKLLIQSISVFLLAVLLILGLSRFPDGMIRGFRVFAEIIRGAGTIGIALGAFSYMTGVQLLPEMAGLDEALGVVSSIGIVLLGSLPFAEILQRLLKKPLEWVGEKIGLGRLGTAGLLVGIVSALPVIADMKQMNEREIVMNAALLVCGTSMVAAHLGFVLGVDAPATGALLAGKLTGGIAGVWMAWQIMKKTESSRDR; translated from the coding sequence ATGGACAAGATAATGATGTGGATCATGGCAATCTGTGCTCTGATCGGTGGAACGGACCGGTTGCTGGGGAATCGTCTTGGGCTGGGAAAACGATTTGAGGACGGATTTCAGCTCCTTGGACCGACAGCGCTTTCCATGGCTGGACTGATTTGCATTACGCCGTTGGTATCACTGGGATTGGAATACACGATTGTGCCATTTTATCGTATGCTTCATCTGGATCCAGGTATGCTGGGTGGGATTCTGGCTCTTGATATGGGAGGCTACCAGCTTTGTAAAGAACTGGCACTGGATCCTGCGATTGGAAGATACGGAGGAATTATCGTCGGTGCTACGCTTGGCTGTACGATTACTTTTACGATTCCGGTAGGGATGGGAATGTTAGGCGAGCGGGAGAAGCCATTGTTTGCAAAAGGAATATTAGCAGGTTTGAGTGCGCTGCCTGTCGGAATTTTGGTGGGCGGACTGTTGTGCGGTCTTTCTATTGGGAAATTGCTCATTCAGAGTATTTCGGTATTTCTTCTGGCGGTACTGTTGATACTGGGACTTTCCCGATTCCCGGATGGGATGATTCGTGGATTTCGTGTTTTTGCAGAAATAATTCGTGGTGCAGGAACAATTGGCATTGCTCTGGGAGCATTTTCCTACATGACCGGAGTGCAGCTGCTTCCGGAGATGGCAGGTCTGGATGAGGCACTGGGGGTAGTTTCCTCTATTGGGATTGTTCTTTTGGGCAGTCTGCCATTTGCAGAGATTCTGCAGCGCCTGCTGAAAAAACCGCTGGAATGGGTGGGCGAGAAGATTGGTCTTGGACGACTTGGTACTGCGGGACTTCTTGTGGGAATTGTCAGTGCCTTGCCTGTGATAGCAGATATGAAACAGATGAACGAGAGAGAAATTGTGATGAATGCAGCTCTTCTGGTGTGTGGAACATCCATGGTGGCAGCACATCTCGGATTTGTCCTGGGTGTGGATGCTCCGGCGACAGGAGCACTTCTGGCTGGAAAACTGACCGGGGGCATTGCAGGAGTCTGGATGGCATGGCAGATCATGAAAAAGACTGAAAGCAGCAGAGACAGATAG
- a CDS encoding precorrin-8X methylmutase encodes MKIELENVKPRDIERRSFEIITEELGDRKLDPDKELIIKRCIHTSADFEYADSLCFSDNVVAKAMDAIRQGACIVTDTQMGRSGINKRALARYGGEVYCFMSDEDVAATAKANGTTRATASMDKAAQLDKPLIFAIGNAPTALVRLYELIEEGKLNPALIIGVPVGFVNVVQSKELIMKADVPYIVARGRKGGSNIAACICNALLYMIDDRRD; translated from the coding sequence ATGAAAATAGAACTGGAAAATGTAAAACCAAGAGATATTGAACGCAGAAGCTTTGAGATCATCACGGAAGAACTGGGCGACCGGAAACTGGACCCGGACAAAGAACTGATCATCAAACGCTGTATCCATACAAGTGCAGACTTTGAATATGCGGACAGTCTGTGTTTTTCTGACAATGTCGTGGCAAAAGCCATGGATGCGATTCGCCAGGGTGCCTGTATCGTTACGGATACCCAGATGGGCAGATCCGGCATCAACAAACGTGCCCTCGCCCGTTACGGCGGAGAGGTTTACTGCTTCATGTCCGATGAGGATGTGGCAGCCACAGCGAAGGCAAACGGAACCACAAGAGCCACTGCAAGTATGGATAAGGCAGCACAGCTGGACAAACCACTGATCTTTGCGATCGGTAACGCTCCGACTGCTCTAGTACGTCTCTACGAACTGATCGAAGAGGGAAAACTGAATCCGGCACTCATCATCGGTGTCCCGGTAGGATTCGTCAACGTGGTACAGTCCAAAGAACTGATCATGAAAGCGGATGTCCCATATATCGTGGCACGGGGAAGAAAAGGCGGAAGCAATATCGCAGCGTGCATCTGCAATGCGTTACTGTATATGATCGATGATCGGAGAGATTAG
- a CDS encoding amino acid ABC transporter permease, with translation MGSLSHWVHRYFVDNGASSWWLTGLRNTLLITVLALCIGVVLGFTVAIIRSTYEQTGKLKVLNAICKVYLSVIRGTPTMVQVLIFNFVIFASIAVNEVIVGGVAFGINSGAYVAEIVRSGIMSIDKGQMEAGRSLGLSSGQTMKLIIMPQAFKNVLPALINEMIVLLKETSIIGYIGMTDITKAATLVQSRTYEAFVPLIAAAVFYWVLVTILTYFMGKLERRLRKSDRK, from the coding sequence ATGGGATCTTTAAGTCATTGGGTTCACAGGTATTTTGTGGATAATGGGGCTTCCAGTTGGTGGTTGACGGGTTTGCGGAATACGTTGCTGATTACGGTGCTGGCACTTTGTATTGGTGTGGTGCTTGGGTTTACGGTGGCGATTATCCGGTCGACTTATGAGCAGACAGGGAAGCTGAAGGTGCTGAATGCGATCTGTAAGGTGTATCTGAGTGTTATCCGTGGTACGCCTACGATGGTTCAGGTGTTGATATTTAACTTTGTTATATTTGCTTCCATCGCGGTGAATGAAGTTATCGTTGGTGGTGTGGCATTTGGTATTAACTCCGGTGCGTATGTGGCGGAGATCGTGCGGTCGGGTATCATGTCCATCGATAAAGGACAGATGGAGGCCGGACGGAGTCTGGGACTTAGTTCCGGACAGACGATGAAGCTGATCATTATGCCCCAGGCATTTAAAAATGTGCTGCCGGCACTGATCAATGAGATGATCGTGCTGCTGAAAGAGACATCTATCATCGGTTATATCGGTATGACAGATATCACGAAAGCAGCGACACTGGTACAGAGTCGTACATACGAAGCCTTTGTACCGTTGATCGCAGCAGCAGTATTTTACTGGGTGCTGGTAACGATTCTGACATACTTTATGGGTAAACTGGAGAGGAGGTTGAGAAAAAGTGACCGCAAATAA
- a CDS encoding cobyric acid synthase: protein MAKAIMIQGTMSNAGKSLLAAGLCRIFKQDGYRVAPFKSQNMALNSFITEEGLEMGRAQVMQAEAAGIKPSVLMNPILLKPTNDVGSQVIVNGEVLGNMSARDYFAYKKKLIPDIMKAYDTLAAENDIIVIEGAGSPAEINLKQDDIVNMGMAKLAKAPVLLVGDIDRGGVFAQLIGTVMLLEDDEKEMVKGLIINKFRGDKTILDPGVEMLEERSGIPVVGVAPYLQIEVEDEDSLTERFDSQQEVGQIDIAVIRVPRISNFTDFNPFENIPGVSLRYVKHIHELKHPDMVILPGTKNTMGDLQWMRESGMEAAVLKLAAAGTVIFGVCGGYQMLGETLSDPDGVEAGGTMKGMGLLPMDTVFADGKTRTRVSGTFGQVEGELSQLSGVELEGYEIHMGVTTLHKGASPLTTIRDHAKTTEEKQDGAYTSRVYGTYVHGVFDKEGVAEAVIRALGKKKGIDTSEMKGVDFQTFKETQYDILAAALREHLDMKAIYEILEAGV from the coding sequence ATGGCAAAAGCAATTATGATACAGGGAACCATGTCAAATGCGGGAAAAAGCCTGCTGGCAGCCGGACTGTGCCGGATCTTTAAACAGGATGGTTATCGGGTAGCACCGTTTAAATCACAGAATATGGCACTGAATTCCTTTATCACCGAAGAAGGACTCGAGATGGGACGAGCACAGGTCATGCAGGCGGAAGCGGCAGGCATCAAGCCTTCCGTTCTGATGAATCCGATCCTGTTAAAACCGACTAATGATGTAGGCAGCCAGGTGATCGTAAACGGCGAAGTTCTTGGAAATATGAGCGCACGCGATTATTTTGCCTACAAAAAGAAACTGATCCCGGATATTATGAAAGCGTATGATACTCTGGCGGCGGAAAATGATATCATCGTGATCGAGGGCGCAGGAAGTCCGGCGGAGATCAACTTAAAGCAGGATGATATCGTCAATATGGGTATGGCAAAGCTTGCAAAAGCCCCGGTGCTTTTGGTTGGAGATATCGATCGCGGCGGCGTATTTGCCCAGCTGATCGGTACGGTAATGCTTTTGGAAGACGATGAAAAAGAGATGGTAAAGGGTCTGATCATCAACAAATTTCGAGGGGACAAAACCATTCTTGATCCCGGTGTGGAGATGCTGGAAGAACGAAGCGGCATCCCGGTAGTTGGTGTGGCACCGTACCTGCAGATCGAGGTGGAAGACGAAGACAGTCTGACGGAGCGGTTTGACAGTCAGCAGGAGGTGGGACAGATCGATATCGCGGTGATCCGGGTTCCACGGATCTCTAACTTTACAGATTTTAATCCATTTGAAAATATTCCGGGTGTGTCTCTTCGATATGTAAAGCATATCCATGAACTGAAGCATCCGGATATGGTGATTCTCCCGGGAACAAAAAATACTATGGGAGACCTGCAGTGGATGCGGGAGAGCGGAATGGAAGCGGCAGTCCTCAAACTGGCAGCAGCCGGAACCGTGATTTTCGGTGTCTGTGGCGGCTATCAGATGTTAGGGGAAACCCTTTCCGATCCGGATGGCGTGGAAGCGGGTGGAACCATGAAAGGTATGGGACTGCTTCCGATGGATACCGTATTTGCAGACGGAAAGACCAGAACCAGAGTCAGCGGTACATTCGGACAGGTAGAGGGCGAACTTTCCCAGCTTTCCGGCGTGGAGCTGGAAGGGTATGAGATTCATATGGGTGTGACGACTTTGCATAAAGGGGCATCCCCGCTGACAACGATCCGGGATCATGCAAAGACCACAGAGGAAAAACAGGATGGTGCGTATACTTCCCGTGTCTATGGCACCTATGTTCACGGTGTATTTGACAAAGAAGGTGTGGCGGAGGCTGTGATCCGGGCACTGGGGAAAAAGAAGGGAATTGATACCTCAGAGATGAAAGGTGTGGATTTTCAGACATTCAAGGAGACACAGTACGATATTCTGGCAGCAGCGCTGCGGGAACATCTGGATATGAAAGCAATATATGAGATTCTGGAAGCAGGGGTATAA
- a CDS encoding transporter substrate-binding domain-containing protein, which translates to MKKAVVFALTGIMAVSMFGCGSKKQVEVSSVDDLKDLTIGVQTGTIGDSNASDAVASDSQMKRYNKGADAIQALKTGKIDAVVIDSLPAQKFVDANDDLKIVENIWEPEEYAICLKKGNTELTEKMNAAIKELKEDGTLDKIMANYIGDDQGSYQYETPEGTEYTNGTLTMATNAEFEPWEYKEGDNIVGIDADMAKAICDKMGYDLKIDDMAFESILAAVSSGKAEFGAAGMTVTDERKESVDFTDTYANASQVVIVRK; encoded by the coding sequence ATGAAAAAGGCAGTTGTATTTGCACTGACAGGTATTATGGCAGTATCCATGTTCGGATGCGGCAGCAAAAAACAGGTAGAGGTATCCAGCGTAGATGATCTGAAAGATCTGACCATCGGTGTGCAGACCGGTACTATCGGAGACAGCAATGCCAGCGATGCAGTAGCAAGTGATTCTCAGATGAAACGTTATAACAAAGGTGCGGATGCCATCCAGGCTCTGAAGACCGGTAAGATCGATGCGGTTGTGATCGACTCTCTGCCGGCTCAGAAGTTCGTAGATGCCAACGATGATCTGAAGATCGTAGAAAATATCTGGGAACCGGAAGAATATGCGATCTGTCTGAAAAAAGGAAATACAGAACTGACAGAGAAAATGAATGCGGCCATCAAGGAACTGAAAGAGGATGGAACTCTGGATAAGATCATGGCAAACTACATCGGTGATGACCAGGGAAGCTACCAGTACGAGACTCCGGAAGGAACCGAGTATACCAACGGTACTCTGACCATGGCTACCAACGCAGAGTTCGAGCCTTGGGAGTATAAAGAAGGAGATAATATCGTAGGAATCGATGCAGATATGGCGAAAGCAATCTGCGACAAGATGGGTTATGATCTGAAGATTGACGATATGGCATTCGAATCCATCCTGGCAGCAGTTTCCAGTGGTAAGGCTGAATTTGGTGCGGCTGGTATGACTGTGACAGATGAGAGAAAAGAGAGTGTTGATTTTACGGATACTTATGCGAATGCGTCTCAGGTTGTGATTGTTAGAAAATAA